In the Helianthus annuus cultivar XRQ/B chromosome 11, HanXRQr2.0-SUNRISE, whole genome shotgun sequence genome, one interval contains:
- the LOC110890521 gene encoding protein FAM133B: MAASTSSSSTSDLSSSSSDRDRRSRRRKDKHKKDSLKISKKSRSHTKRRRRRSPSSSSSDDYSSSGSEDRSGSRSRKHKHEHRHKKKDKDKGKAKHHSKRDKRKVKENQKDGSSSPVQLSKFLGRDKDDGVQRSVVSGKKILLKVDKTKEDKKAENNRNQLLKFLNASYD; the protein is encoded by the exons ATGGCCGCCTCCACTTCTTCCTCCTCCACCTCCGATCTATCTTCATCCTCCTCCGATCGAGACCGTCGTTCACGCCGCCGTAAAGACAAACACAAAAAAGACTCTCTTAAGATCTCTAAGAAAAGCCGTTCGCACACCAAACGTCGTCGTAGGCGCAGTCCTTCATCTTCCTCTTCCGATGACTACAG TTCATCTGGCAGTGAAGATAGATCAGGCAGTCGCTCAAGGAAGCATAAACACGAACATAGACACAAAAAG AAGGATAAAGACAAGGGGAAGGCTAAACATCACAGCAAACGCGATAAGCGTAAAGTAAAGGAG AACCAGAAGGATGGTAGCAGCAGCCCTGTTCAACTCTCTAAG TTTCTGGGTCGTGACAAAGACGACGGCGTCCAGCGCAGTGTAGTATCTGGCAAAAAG ATCTTATTAAAAGTTGACAAGACAAAGGAAGATAAGAAGGCAGAAAACAATCGGAACCAGCTTCTGAAGTTTTTAAATGCTAGCTATGATTGA
- the LOC110888419 gene encoding uncharacterized protein LOC110888419 — MIESERLFFIRGHQKNLRCETFENLKNVKNGGGLNGSNVGTPVILPSSFTGGARYMMQNYLDAISLCKWFGYPDFFITITCNPKWPEVKRFLKDTTLKAEDRPDILCRLFKIKLDAFVKDLKDKSIIGKVLAVVYTVEFQKCGLPHAHVCLFMHPDDKVPTVDKIDPVICAEIPDEIEDPELYLLVKEHMMHGPCGADNFNSPCMIDGKCSKKFPKKFLEHTSIDSNGFPMYRRRDSGKEIYKYDVRMDNRNVVPYNKTLLKRYQAHINVEWCNQAGSIKYLFKYINKGPDRATLLLKQGNNDDPLNEDTDEIKEYYDCRYVSACEASWRIFSYDVHYRTPSVIRLPFHLPGQQNVVYGAEEDIDDVFSKPSIASTMFLKWMEANATYPEAQHLTYVEFPTKFVWKLERKSWERRERGFSIGRIHVVSPALGEAYFLRILLNKVKGPRSFVEILTVNKQICKTFREACYKRGLLEDDTEYIEAIQEASHSGSGYFLRSLFSTMLLNETLSRPEFVWQKTWQFLSDDILYKQQMLLKSPELSLTDNQIKNLTLFEIERILLRNNSTLKKFPAMPFPDSDFVSNCNNRLITEELSYDIDNLKTDVVTLISALTDEQRHVYDNIMTSVTRNKGGVFFVYGYGGTGKTYLWKTLSTVLRSKGEIVLNVASSGIASLLLTGGRTAHSRFSIPLNLTEDSMCFIKPNSDAAELLKKASLIIWDEAPMTHKHAFEALNRTMNDILISGNHSSSNIMFGGKVVVFGGDFRQILHVVQNGSRHDIVNASLCSSYIWSNVKVLRLTKNMRLSLGIDSTNIKETTAFSNWLLDIGEGKVGEANDGESTIDIPEDLLIGDSSDPIIDLINFVYPSILDRFHEPNYFDDRAILAPTNEVVQSINDRLMSLFPGDEKEYLSSDSICQSDHVNETFDEKLYSPDVLNGLKLSGVPNHQLVLKVGVPIMLL, encoded by the exons ATGATCGAAAGTGAAAGGTTGTTCTTCATACGTGGCCACCAAAAAAACCTACGTTGTGAAACGTTCGAGAATCTAAAGAATGTAAAAAACGGTGGAGGTTTAAACGGCTCAAACGTTGGTACACCTGTGATATTGCCCTCATCTTTTACTGGTGGAGCTAGATACATGATGCAAAACTATCTAGACGCGATATCACTATGTAAGTGGTTTGGGTACCCAGATTTTTTTATAACCATTACGTGTAATCCCAAATGGCCTGAAGTCAAGAGATTTCTTAAAGACACCACCTTAAAGGCCGAGGATAGGCCAGACATATTATGCCGATTGTTTAAAATTAAACTTGATGCTTTTGTTAAAGATTTGAAGGACAAATCCATTATTGGAAAAGTTCTAGCCG TTGTTTACACTGTAGAGTTTCAAAAGTGTGGACTTCCCCATGCTCACGTGTGTTTGTTTATGCACCCTGATGACAAGGTTCCTACAGTTGATAAGATCGATCCCGTGATTTGTGCTGAGATTCCTGATGAAATCGAAGATCCAGAATTGTATTTGCTTGTAAAGGAACACATGATGCATGGACCTTGCGGTGCTGATAATTTCAATTCTCCATGCATGATAGATGGAAAGTGTTCAAAAAAGTTTCCTAAGAAATTTTTGGAGCATACCTCAATTGACAGTAATGGTTTTCCAATGTACAGAAGGCGAGATTCTGGTAAAGAAATTTACAAATATGATGTTAGAATGGACAATAGGAATGTGGTTCCATATAACAAAACCTTGCTTAAACGATATCAAGCACATATAAATGTCGAATGGTGCAACCAGGCTGGTTCtatcaaatatttgtttaaatacaTAAACAAAGGTCCAGACAGAGCTACCCTTTTGTTGAAACAAGGCAACAACGACGATCCCCTTAATGAGGATACTGATGAGATTAAAGAATATTACGATTGTAGATATGTATCTGCATGCGAAGCGTCTTGGCGTATCTTTTCTTATGATGTTCATTATCGGACTCCGTCTGTTATCAGGCTACCTTTCCATCTTCCAGGACAACAAAACGTTGTTTATGGTGCTGAAGAAGATATAGACGACGTTTTTAGCAAACCTTCAATTGCTTCTACTATGTTTTTAAAGTGGATGGAAGCTAATGCAACATATCCAGAAGCACAACATCTAACATACGTTGAATTTCCAACAAAATTTGTATGGAAGCTTGAAAGAAAAAGTTGGGAACGAAGGGAAAGAGGCTTCTCTATTGGTAGAATTCATGTTGTGTCACCCGCTCTTGGTGAAGCATACTTTTTAAGGATTCTTTTGAATAAAGTTAAAGGCCCAAGATCATTTGTTGAGATTTTGACAGTCAATAAACAGATATGCAAAACTTTTAGGGAAGCATGTTACAAACGAGGTCTTTTGGAGGATGACACTGAATATATTGAGGCTATTCAAGAGGCAAGTCACTCAGGATCTGGGTATTTTCTACGGTCTTTGTTTTCGACAATGTTGCTTAATGAGACTTTATCTAGACCTGAATTTGTTTGGCAAAAAACATGGCAGTTCCTATCTGACGACATTCTCTACAAACAACAAATGCTACTAAAAAGTCCAG AGTTATCACTTACcgacaatcaaatcaagaaccTTACACTATTTGAAATTGAGAGAATATTACTTCGTAATAACTCAACTTTGAAAAAGTTTCCAGCAATGCCATTTCCTGATTCTGATTTTGTTTCAAATTGCAACAATCGATTGATTACCGAAGAGCTATCTTATGATATCGATAATCTGAAGACCGATGTTGTTACTCTCATTAGTGCGTTAACAGATGAGCAAAGACATGTCTATGATAATATTATGACATCTGTTACACGAAATAAAGGAGGTGTGTTTTTTGTATATGGTTACGGTGGTACTGGAAAAACTTATTTGTGGAAGACATTATCAACAGTACTCAGATCTAAAGGAGAAATTGTTTTAAATGTAGCTTCGAGTGGAATTGCATCTTTGTTACTAACCGGAGGCAGGACCGCACATTCCCGTTTCTCTATTCCTTTAAATCTAACCGAAGACTCTATGTGTTTTATTAAGCCAAATAGTGATGCTGCAGAGCTACTAAAAAAAGCCTCCTTGATTATTTGGGACGAAGCTCCAATGACTCACAAACATGCCTTTGAAGCCCTAAATAGAACAATGAATGACATTTTGATCTCTGGCAATCATAGCAGCTCAAACATCATGTTTGGAGGTAAGGTCGTTGTTTTTGGTGGAGACTTTAGGCAGATTCTTCATGTGGTACAAAATGGAAGCAGGCATGACATTGTTAATGCGTCATTATGTTCTTCTTATATTTGGTCAAACGTCAAAGTCTTAAGGTTGACAAAGAACATGAGGTTATCTTTAGGGATCGACTCTACAAACATCAAGGAAACTACTGCTTTTTCAAACTGGCTATTAGACATCGGAGAAGGAAAAGTTGGTGAAGCAAATGATGGTGAATCAACTATTGATATACCTGAAGATCTTTTAATTGGTGATTCTTCTGATCCTATTATTGATTTAATTAACTTTGTCTATCCTTCCATTCTTGATAGATTCCATGAGCCTAACTATTTTGACGATAGAGCCATTTTAGCACCTACAAATGAGGTTGTTCAATCTATCAATGATCGCTTGATGTCTTTGTTTCCTGGCGATGAAAAGGAGTACTTAAGTTCAGATTCAATTTGTCAGTCAGATCATGTAAACGAAACTTTTGATGAAAAGCTCTACTCACCGGATGTTTTGAATGGACTTAAACTTTCAGGTGTACCTAATCATCAGTTAGTTTTGAAGGTGGGTGTTCCAATAATGCTACTTTGA
- the LOC110888420 gene encoding uncharacterized protein LOC110888420, with amino-acid sequence MFSFTSMGGKIDKSINKGRGPNIFRISGQNCHLMGSLLPQDGSKPKFSQLYIYDTDNEISNRQNVFGVTSNKSQVDEAIDVELIQQIKDMLDLENPFVKIYRMAKNCFQEDPHVNLKLQLIGKRDKDGRTYNIPSCSEVAALIVGDITDCVDRRDIIVHTQTGNLIRISELHPSYLPLQYPLLFPFGDDGYRVDIPHRELPPDKKKPKKRNLCTMREFFFHTEFKTGKDVFHLFIIQEGYSNSS; translated from the exons ATGTTCTCCTTTACCTCGATGGGTGGCAAGATTGATAAATCAATTAATAAAGGAAGGGGCCCAAACATTTTTAGAATAAGTGGTCAAAATTGTCATTTAATGGGAAGTTTGCTTCCTCAAGATGGTTCTAAGCCAAAGTTCTCTCAACTTTACATCTATGATACTGATAATGAAATATCAAACAGACAGAATGTTTTCGG TGTTACTTCAAATAAATCTCAAGTTGATGAAGCCATTGATGTGGAGCTTATACAACAAATTAAAGACATGCTGGATTTAGAAAATCCTTTTGTCAAGATTTACAGGATGGCTAAAAATTGTTTTCAGGAAGACCCTCATGTGAATCTTAAGTTACAGCTTATTGGTAAAAGAGATAAAGACGGGAGGACATACAACATTCCGTCATGTTCTGAAGTAGCAGCATTAATTGTCGGAGACATTACCGATTGTGTAGACAGACGTGATATTATTGTTCACACACAAACAGGCAATCTTATACGTATTAGTGAACTGCATCCGTCTTATCTTCCTCTTCAGTATCCTTTGCTTTTTCCTTTTGGAGATGATGGTTATCGCGTTGATATCCCACATCGAGAGTTGCCTCCTGACAAAAAGAAACCCAAGAAGCGTAACTTGTGTACAATGAGGGAGTTTTTTTTTCATACAGAATTCAAGACAGGGAAGGATGTTTTTCACTTATTCATAATTCAAGAAGGCTATTCCAACAGTTCTTAG
- the LOC110890522 gene encoding uncharacterized protein LOC110890522 isoform X1 — protein sequence MLSRMVMEQLVDRLDVAMFNAILRESAEEMPTNPLSDPIGDLRVLRIPAGKSSFGAGAQLKNTGADTPFNCVSNNLISEDTPAFKGTVSYTGDNQTPNDAADKSIGKRPVSSESNETKKDARLELKRNLKEVYDVEDNDCASATKASPTIQPIQVQDGKFDFLIPKLEK from the exons ATGCTTTCTAGGATG GTTATGGAGCAGCTGGTGGATAGACTAGACGTTGCAATGTTTAATGCTATTCTTCGTGAATCCGCTGAAGAAATGCCAACGAATCCGTTATCAGATCCGATTGGTGATCTTAGGGTTCTTCGTATTCCTGCTGGAAAATCAAGCTTTGGAGCTGGAGCCCAGTTAAAAAATACC GGTGCCGACACACCTTTTAACTGCGTTTCTAACAACCTCATTTCAGAAGATACACCAGCTTTTAAG GGGACCGTATCGTACACCGGAGATAACCAAACCCCTAATGATGCTGCTGACAAGAGCATAGGAAAACGCCCGGTTAGTTCTGAAAGCAATGAAACTAAGAAAGATGCTCGTCTTGAACTCAAACGAAATCTGAAAGAGGTGTACGATGTTGAAGATAATGATTGTGCATCTGCTACAAAAGCTAGCCCAACGATCCAGCCTATTCAAGTTCAAGATGGCAAGTTTGATTTTCTCATTCCCAAGCTGGAAAAATAA
- the LOC110890522 gene encoding uncharacterized protein LOC110890522 isoform X2 gives MLSRMVMEQLVDRLDVAMFNAILRESAEEMPTNPLSDPIGDLRVLRIPAGKSSFGAGAQLKNTGTVSYTGDNQTPNDAADKSIGKRPVSSESNETKKDARLELKRNLKEVYDVEDNDCASATKASPTIQPIQVQDGKFDFLIPKLEK, from the exons ATGCTTTCTAGGATG GTTATGGAGCAGCTGGTGGATAGACTAGACGTTGCAATGTTTAATGCTATTCTTCGTGAATCCGCTGAAGAAATGCCAACGAATCCGTTATCAGATCCGATTGGTGATCTTAGGGTTCTTCGTATTCCTGCTGGAAAATCAAGCTTTGGAGCTGGAGCCCAGTTAAAAAATACC GGGACCGTATCGTACACCGGAGATAACCAAACCCCTAATGATGCTGCTGACAAGAGCATAGGAAAACGCCCGGTTAGTTCTGAAAGCAATGAAACTAAGAAAGATGCTCGTCTTGAACTCAAACGAAATCTGAAAGAGGTGTACGATGTTGAAGATAATGATTGTGCATCTGCTACAAAAGCTAGCCCAACGATCCAGCCTATTCAAGTTCAAGATGGCAAGTTTGATTTTCTCATTCCCAAGCTGGAAAAATAA